The Medicago truncatula cultivar Jemalong A17 chromosome 4, MtrunA17r5.0-ANR, whole genome shotgun sequence genome includes a region encoding these proteins:
- the LOC25494361 gene encoding PHD finger protein Alfin1, translating into MEGMAQHPVPRTVEEVFSDYKGRRAGLIKALTTDVEKFYQLCDPEKENLCLYGFPNETWEVNLPVEEVPPELPEPALGINFARDGMQEKDWLSLVAVHSDSWLLAVAFYFGARFGFGKNDRKRLFQMINDLPTVFELATGTAKQSKDQLTAHNNGSNSKYKSSGKSRQSESQTKGVKMSAPVKEEVDSGEEEEDDDEQGATCGACGDNYGTDEFWICCDMCEKWFHGKCVKITPAKAEHIKQYKCPGCSIKKPRIG; encoded by the exons atgGAAGGAATGGCACAGCACCCGGTACCTCGAACTGTTGAAGAAGTTTTTAGCGATTACAAAGGCAGACGCGCCGGTTTGATCAAAGCTCTCACTACTG aCGTTGAAAAGTTTTACCAGCTCTGCGATCCCG AAAAGGAGAATTTGTGCCTCTATGGGTTTCCAAATGAAACATGGGAAGTGAACTTGCCTGTCGAGGAAGTGCCTCCTGAACTTCCCGAGCCAGCATTGGGTATAAACTTTGCTCGGGATGGAATGCAGGAGAAGGACTGGTTATCACTGGTTGCAGTTCACAGTGACTCATGGCTGCTCGCTGTTGCTTTCTATTTTGGTGCCCGCTTTGGATTTGGTAAGAATGATAG GAAAAGGCTTTTTCAGATGATAAATGATCTGCCAACTGTCTTTGAGCTTGCAACAGGAACTGCTAAGCAATCAAAGGATCAACTGACTGCTCACAACAATGGTAGCAATAGCAAGTACAAATCAAGTGGAAAG TCCCGCCAGTCTGAATCTCAGACCAAGGGTGTGAAGATGTCTGCACCAGTCAAAGAAGAGGTTGACAgtggagaagaagaggaagatgatgatgaacaaGGTGCAACCTGTGGTGCTTGTGGTGATAATTATGGCACCGATGAATTCTGGATCTGTTGTGATATGTGCGAGAAATGGTTCCATGGTAAATGTGTTAAAATTACTCCTGCCAAGGCTGAACACATCAAGCAATACAAGTGCCCTGGCTGCAGTATCAAGAAGCCAAGAATTGGATAG
- the LOC25494362 gene encoding protein STICHEL → MSECMKMNDPSRLHLKKELTQIRKAARVLRDPGTTSSWKSTSRSTANPFRNPNSLPTSSKHKHKDNNNNNNNTVFLYNWNNYNKSFNKQQDQEVEEEEDNNHSSSSLLASLEDSLSDANNADDAGFDSKSDVGTRSSFFRNSNPRTTIPPPLHNKKKQKQKQKQNNNNNNLNHHNKDDSGDDYSNSISGASSLLRKLNHNNNFLTRTSLKDDSSYSYSTPALSTTSFNRYTHRHRRYPSTVGSYDGTTTSVNDGDDEDIDDDRLDLPGRQGCGIPCYWSKRTTPKHSGSCCSPSFSDTLRRKGSSILCGTQSIYSRHYRRSSFSALQPHKRRMSSRNARCARGGGIVPLLTSTSSGDVRHCSSSIGIGRSRTDDDELSTNFGELDLEGLSRLDGRRWSSSCRSQEGLEIVPLNEDEEGSSSENSRSFSHKYKPLFFGELIGQTIVVHSLVNAVSRGRIAPVYLFQGPRGTGKTSTARIFAAALNCVASDEGKPCGYCGECADFVSGKSCDLVEVDGTNKKGIDKARYLLKRLAAGSSSAASSRYTVFVIDECHLLTSKTWLGFLKFLEAPPQRVVFIFITSDLDNVPRTIQSRCQKYLFNKIKDGDIVTRLRKISTQENLDVETDALDLIALNADGSLRDAETMLEQLSLLGKRITTSLVNELVGVVSDEKLLELLELAMSSDTAETVKRSRELMDSGVDPMVLMSQLAGLIMDIIAGSYAVVDTKPDGSFFGGRSLNETELERLKNALKLLSEAEKQLRTSSERSTWFTATLLQLGSVPSSDVTQSSSSRRQSCKTTEDDPSSASRDITSFKHKLDLQYMPQKSTPPASYQKSVNGSSRLQIDGFSLNSKPSNSPVIDDGSTVVSSDDLIAGNTMFRCIDSGKLCDIWSCCIERCHSKTLRQLLHDHGKLVSISEVQGVLVAYVAFGDGDIKLRVERFLSSITNSLEIVLRRIVEVRIILLPDGEGENQVNPSGLKQATSALASKDEQRRVHMNGAIAYSSLPQSAMGSSDIPTEGNGAKERRRDNPVQRIESIIREQRLETAWLQAVEKGSPGSLSRLRPEKNQVLPQDGVYGINPTESMDSTRFSSHQHREDDTNSDLKILALKNGRVLPKDQIGKRADSYPMSPSILHDSSLAILSGKDNLDCESGSGAGGCGFLCWNNKSKTRRAVKVKGTPVGGARKVGRFSLFGECGMPKKKESKR, encoded by the exons ATGAGTGAATGTATGAAGATGAATGATCCAAGCAGGCTTCACTTGAAGAAGGAACTGACTCAAATTCGAAAGGCTGCTCGTGTGTTGAGGGATCCAGGAACAACTTCTTCCTGGAAATCAACCTCCAGATCTACTGCCAACCCATTCAGAAATCCCAATTCACTTCCTACTTCCtccaaacacaaacacaaagacaacaacaacaacaacaacaacactgtCTTCTTATACAACTGGAACAACTACAACAAATCCTTCAACAAACAACAAGATcaagaagtagaagaagaagaagacaacAACCACTCTTCCTCTTCCCTTCTTGCAAGTTTAGAAGACAGTTTGAGTGATGCAAACAACGCTGATGATGCTGGTTTCGATTCAAAGAGTGATGTTGGGACCCGCTCCTCCTTTTTCAGAAAttcaaatccaagaacaacaATCCCTCCCCCTCTTCATaacaaaaagaagcaaaagcaaaagcaaaagcaaaacaataataataataacttaaacCACCACAACAAAGATGACTCTGGAGATGATTATTCTAACTCCATTTCCGGTGCTTCTTCTCTTCTTCGAAAACTCaaccacaacaacaacttcCTCACAAGAACAAGTCTCAAAGATGATTCTTCTTATTCCTATAGTACCCCTGCATTGTCCACCACCTCTTTCAACAGGTACACTCATCGCCACCGCCGTTATCCTAGCACTGTTGGATCCTATGACGGCACAACAACCTCCGttaatgatggtgatgatgaggATATTGATGATGACCGTTTGGATCTGCCTGGTCGTCAAGGATGTGGTATTCCTTGTTATTGGTCAAAGAGGACTACGCCCAAACATAGCGGCAGCTGTTGTTCTCCTTCCTTCTCAGATACTTTAAGGAGGAAAGGGAGCAGCATTCTCTGTGGTACTCAATCTATATATTCAAGACACTACCGCAGATCCTCTTTTTCCGCTTTGCAGCCCCACAAGCGGAGAATGTCTTCCAGGAATGCTCGGTGCGCAAGAGGAGGAGGCATTGTTCCTTTGCTTACTAGCACTAGCAGTGGCGATGTTAGACATTGTTCATCCTCTATTGGAATTGGTAGGAGTAGGACTGATGATGATGAACTTTCTACTAACTTTGGTGAGCTTGATCTTGAGGGACTGAGCAGActtgatggaagaaggtggtcaTCTAGTTGTAGGAGTCAAGAGGGTTTGGAGATTGTTCCTCTCAATGAGGATGAAGAAGGATCTTCCTCCGAAAACAGTAGGAGTTTCAGCCACAAGTATAAGCCTTTGTTCTTCGGTGAACTCATTGGTCAGACTATTGTGGTTCACTCGCTCGTCAATGCCGTTTCCAGGGGACGAATTGCTCCTGTCTATCTTTTTCAGGGTCCCCGTGGGACTGGCAAAACATCTACTGCCAGAATATTCGCTGCAGCCTTGAACTGCGTGGCTTCTGATGAAGGTAAGCCTTGTGGATATTGCGGGGAATGTGCTGATTTCGTTTCTGGCAAGAGCTGTGATCTTGTCGAAGTCGATGGAACTAATAAGAAAGGAATCGATAAAGCTAGATATCTGCTAAAAAGATTGGCCGCCGGGTCTTCTTCGGCGGCCTCCTCGCGATATACGGTTTTTGTTATTGATGAGTGTCACTTGTTAACCTCCAAGACATGGCTGGGATTTCTCAAGTTTCTTGAAGCACCACCTCAGAGAGTTGTGTTCATATTTATAACATCCGATCTTGACAATGTGCCGCGAACAATACAGTCTCGATGCCAGAAGTaccttttcaataaaattaaagatggGGATATCGTGACAAGGTTAAGGAAAATATCTACTCAGGAGAATCTTGATGTTGAAACAGATGCACTGGACCTTATTGCCCTGAATGCAGATGGTTCACTTCGAGATGCAGAGACAATGTTAGAACAGCTTAGTTTGCTGGGAAAAAGAATCACTACTTCTCTTGTCAACGAACTT GTGGGAGTTGTTTCAGATGAAAAATTATTGGAACTTTTAGAATTAGCAATGTCATCAGACACTGCAGAGACGGTGAAAAGGTCTAGAGAATTGATGGACTCCGGAGTTGATCCAATGGTTTTGATGTCTCAACTAGCTGGCCTTATTATGGACATCATAGCTGGATCATATGCGGTCGTTGATACCAAACCCGACGGTTCATTCTTTGGTGGTCGGAGTT TGAATGAAACGGAGTTGGAGAGGTTAAAGAATGCTTTGAAGCTTCTCTCAGAGGCTGAGAAACAGTTAAGGACTTCCAGTGAACGCTCAACATGGTTTACAGCAACTCTTTTGCAGCTTGGTTCCGTACCTTCTTCAGATGTTACTCAGTCAAGTAGCAGCAGGAGGCAGAGCTGCAAGACAACTGAAGATGATCCATCAAGTGCTTCAAGAGACATTACTTCTTTCAAGCACAAGTTAGACCTCCAATATATGCCTCAAAAGTCAACACCCCCTGCTTCCTACCAAAAATCAGTAAACGGCAGTTCCAGGCTTCAAATTGATGGTTTCAGCTTGAATTCAAAGCCGTCAAATAGCCCAGTTATAGATGATGGATCCACAGTGGTCTCATCCGATGATCTTATTGCTGGGAATACAATGTTTAGATGCATAGACTCAGGGAAGTTATGCGACATATGGTCATGTTGTATTGAGAGGTGCCACTCTAAGACATTAAGGCAGCTGCTACACGATCATGGAAAGCTTGTGTCCATATCTGAAGTTCAAG GTGTTCTTGTAGCATATGTTGCATTTGGGGATGGCGATATTAAACTCAGGGTTGAAAGGTTTTTAAGTAGCATTACAAACTCCTTGGAAATTGTTCTTAGACGCATTGTGGAGGTCAGAATTATCCTCTTGCCCGATGGTGAAGGTGAAAATCAGGTTAATCCGTCGGGTCTAAAGCAAGCCACGTCAGCGTTGGCAAGCAAGGACGAACAAAGGCGAGTTCATATGAATGGAGCTATTGCATATTCAAGCTTGCCTCAATCTGCCATGGGTTCCTCAGATATTCCAACTGAAGGAAATGGCGCGAAGGAAAGAAGACGGGATAATCCAGTGCAGAGAATTGAATCCATAATTCGTGAGCAGAGGTTGGAAACTGCCTGGTTGCAAGCTGTAGAAAAAGGTTCCCCTGGATCGTTGAGTCGTTTGAGACCCGAGAAGAATCAAGTCCTGCCTCAGGATGGTGTCTATGGCATAAACCCAACGGAGTCCATGGATTCAACAAGATTTTCCTCTCATCAGCACAGGGAAGATGACACAAATAGCGATCTTAAAATTTTGGCCCTTAAAAATGGAAGGGTCCTACCGAAGGATCAGATCGGTAAAAGAGCCGACAGTTATCCCATGTCCCCAAGTATATTGCATGACAGCAGTTTAGCAATATTGTCTGGAAAAGATAACCT GGATTGTGAATCTGGTTCGGGAGCTGGAGGTTGTGGGTTTTTATGTTGGAATAACAAGTCCAAGACTAGAAGGGCAGTGAAG GTAAAAGGCACCCCAGTTGGAGGAGCGCGTAAAGTTGGGCGCTTTTCATTGTTTGGTGAGTGTGGTATGCCAAAGAAAAAGGAGAGTAAAAGATAA
- the LOC25494363 gene encoding 2-C-methyl-D-erythritol 4-phosphate cytidylyltransferase, chloroplastic isoform X1, translating to MEFVIKFQHSPLLHLGLPFPTLKSLTTTAKVRSGPQISINNNNKNVLSSTSICYAAALPTAQEQDNDSHSHVVVKDRSVSVVLLAGGKGKRMGATMPKQYLPLLGQPIALYSFYTFSRMLQVKEIIVVCDPSYNHIFQDAKGNCQPDLKFALPGKERQDSVYNGLQTVDPNSELVCVHDSARPLVLQEDVKKVLKDGLLNGASVLGVPVKATIKEANTESFVVRTLDRKTLWEMQTPQIIKPELLRKGFELVNREGLEVTDDVSIVEHLKHPVYITEGSYTNIKVTTPDDLLLAERILNINSGESS from the exons ATGGAATTTGTGATTAAGTTTCAGCattctcctcttcttcatctgGGATTGCCGTTCCCAACACTCAAATCTCTTACAACTACAGCTAAAG TCAGGTCAGGTCCTCAAATAtctataaacaacaacaacaaaaatgtaTTATCATCAACCTCAATATGTTATGCTGCTGCTCTTCCCACCGCCCAA GAACAGGATAATGACTCTCACTCTCATGTTGTCGTTAAAGACAGAAGCGTCTCTGTTGTACTGCTCGCTGGAGGAAAGGGCAAGAGAATGGGA GCTACCATGCCAAAGCAATATCTTCCTCTCTTAGGCCAACCCATTGCACTCTATAG TTTCTACACTTTCTCTCGCATGCTTCAAGTCAAAGAAATCATTGTCGTTTGCGATCCTTCCTACAACCACATTTTTCAAG ATGCCAAAGGAAATTGCCAACCAGACCTCAAATTTGCACTGCCTGGAAAAGAAAGACAGGATTCTGTTTACAACGGCCTTCAG ACTGTTGATCCAAACTCTGAGCTTGTTTGTGTTCATGATTCTGCGAGACCTTTAGTGTTACAAGAAGATGTGAAAAAG GTCCTTAAAGATGGATTGTTGAATGGAGCTTCTGTTCTTGGTGTCCCTGTGAAGGCTACAATCAAAGAG GCAAACACTGAATCATTTGTGGTTAGAACACTGGACAGAAAAACACTATGGGAGATGCAGACCCCACAG ATTATCAAACCCGAGTTGCTGAGGAAAGGCTTTGAGCTTGTAAATAG AGAAGGCCTTGAAGTTACTGATGATGTGTCCATTGTGGAGCACCTTAAACATCCTGTTTACATCACAGAAGGATCTTATACCAACATCAAG GTGACTACGCCTGATGATTTATTACTGGCAGAGAGAATATTGAATATAAATTCTGGGGAAAGTTCTTAA
- the LOC25494363 gene encoding 2-C-methyl-D-erythritol 4-phosphate cytidylyltransferase, chloroplastic isoform X2 codes for MEFVIKFQHSPLLHLGLPFPTLKSLTTTAKGPQISINNNNKNVLSSTSICYAAALPTAQEQDNDSHSHVVVKDRSVSVVLLAGGKGKRMGATMPKQYLPLLGQPIALYSFYTFSRMLQVKEIIVVCDPSYNHIFQDAKGNCQPDLKFALPGKERQDSVYNGLQAVDPNSELVCVHDSARPLVLQEDVKKVLKDGLLNGASVLGVPVKATIKEANTESFVVRTLDRKTLWEMQTPQIIKPELLRKGFELVNREGLEVTDDVSIVEHLKHPVYITEGSYTNIKVTTPDDLLLAERILNINSGESS; via the exons ATGGAATTTGTGATTAAGTTTCAGCattctcctcttcttcatctgGGATTGCCGTTCCCAACACTCAAATCTCTTACAACTACAGCTAAAG GTCCTCAAATAtctataaacaacaacaacaaaaatgtaTTATCATCAACCTCAATATGTTATGCTGCTGCTCTTCCCACCGCCCAA GAACAGGATAATGACTCTCACTCTCATGTTGTCGTTAAAGACAGAAGCGTCTCTGTTGTACTGCTCGCTGGAGGAAAGGGCAAGAGAATGGGA GCTACCATGCCAAAGCAATATCTTCCTCTCTTAGGCCAACCCATTGCACTCTATAG TTTCTACACTTTCTCTCGCATGCTTCAAGTCAAAGAAATCATTGTCGTTTGCGATCCTTCCTACAACCACATTTTTCAAG ATGCCAAAGGAAATTGCCAACCAGACCTCAAATTTGCACTGCCTGGAAAAGAAAGACAGGATTCTGTTTACAACGGCCTTCAGG CTGTTGATCCAAACTCTGAGCTTGTTTGTGTTCATGATTCTGCGAGACCTTTAGTGTTACAAGAAGATGTGAAAAAG GTCCTTAAAGATGGATTGTTGAATGGAGCTTCTGTTCTTGGTGTCCCTGTGAAGGCTACAATCAAAGAG GCAAACACTGAATCATTTGTGGTTAGAACACTGGACAGAAAAACACTATGGGAGATGCAGACCCCACAG ATTATCAAACCCGAGTTGCTGAGGAAAGGCTTTGAGCTTGTAAATAG AGAAGGCCTTGAAGTTACTGATGATGTGTCCATTGTGGAGCACCTTAAACATCCTGTTTACATCACAGAAGGATCTTATACCAACATCAAG GTGACTACGCCTGATGATTTATTACTGGCAGAGAGAATATTGAATATAAATTCTGGGGAAAGTTCTTAA
- the LOC25494364 gene encoding NADH dehydrogenase [ubiquinone] 1 beta subcomplex subunit 3-B — MGAGKNTAEFFKRRDEWRKHPMLGNQMRHATPGLGIALVAFGVYLVAEQVYNKINSSSHSHHHVKAGDH; from the exons ATGGGAGCAGGAAAGAATACAGCAGAGTTCTTCAAGAGGAGAGATGAATGGAGGAAGCATCCGATGCTTGGCAATCAGATGCGTCATGCCACTCCTGGTCTCGGCATCGCTCTTGTCGCTTTTGGTGTCTACCTTGTTGCTGAACAAGTCTACAACAAGATCAATTCCTCTTCTCATTCTCATCACCAT GTGAAGGCTGGGGACCATTGA